A part of Paenibacillus sp. sptzw28 genomic DNA contains:
- a CDS encoding type II secretion system F family protein, with protein MALTAGIIFTAVWIAAIVICDRRAMPHADLPTGSVSLDQPVNRRLLIKPFRLLLDRCGIWNKLQPFIAGLHAKLIILNGTGWTIESTKLFVSFWIGSGCIAVMSGAWLSVVSGERAILYIGLLLGAILPAARWRDTAGKVERRKQDILLSLPDVLSKLMLLLGAGETVQRALIRCADRKDTSLAGPLLGELRRANEAIRNGESFASAMEAFSRRCAVQEVSLFTTTLLLNYRRGGERLVLSLKELSYSLWEKRKSVARSRGEEASSKLVFPLVGVFLILMILVASPAILLMRG; from the coding sequence ATGGCTCTTACAGCAGGGATTATTTTCACCGCTGTGTGGATCGCAGCAATTGTTATTTGTGATAGAAGAGCGATGCCGCATGCTGACTTACCGACAGGCAGCGTATCCTTGGATCAACCGGTTAACCGTAGATTGCTGATCAAACCATTCCGGTTACTGCTGGATCGATGCGGTATCTGGAACAAGCTTCAGCCCTTTATTGCCGGATTGCATGCAAAGCTGATTATTCTCAATGGGACTGGCTGGACGATAGAATCGACAAAGCTGTTTGTTTCTTTTTGGATCGGAAGCGGCTGCATTGCGGTTATGAGCGGAGCATGGCTTAGTGTGGTGAGCGGCGAACGCGCAATTCTCTACATTGGCTTGCTGCTGGGGGCAATTCTGCCGGCGGCGAGGTGGCGGGATACGGCAGGTAAGGTGGAACGCCGCAAACAGGATATTCTTCTAAGTCTTCCGGATGTTCTTAGCAAGCTGATGCTGCTGCTTGGAGCCGGGGAAACCGTTCAACGCGCGCTGATCCGTTGTGCCGACAGGAAGGATACATCCCTGGCCGGCCCGCTCCTGGGTGAGCTTCGCCGGGCGAATGAGGCAATTCGTAATGGCGAGTCGTTTGCCTCGGCGATGGAGGCATTCAGCCGCCGCTGCGCGGTTCAGGAGGTTTCTCTATTTACGACAACTTTGCTGCTGAATTACCGCCGGGGAGGAGAAAGACTCGTTTTATCTTTAAAGGAGCTATCATATTCGTTGTGGGAGAAACGTAAGTCAGTTGCCCGTTCAAGAGGGGAAGAAGCTTCCTCGAAACTGGTTTTCCCGCTGGTTGGAGTATTTCTTATCCTTATGATACTTGTCGCGTCACCGGCGATTTTGCTTATGCGGGGTTAA
- a CDS encoding CpaF family protein, translated as MQEETVLRLKSRIREQLDLDSAMSDEEFTEQIERTVFHWCRDHPLTASEKVQLVRRLFNSFRGLDLLQPLMEDPTVTEIMINGHEELFVERAGRLSRLPFAFESRGRLEDLIQAVVSGVNRVVNESTPIVDARLKDGSRVHIVLPPVALKGPTMTIRKFPEKPLHMNDLIAIGAITEEAAELLRQLVAAKYNIFISGGTGSGKTTFLNALSQYIPEDERIVTIEDSAELQIRTVPNLVSLETRNANTEGKGEITMRELIRASLRMRPNRIIVGEVRGGEAIDMLQAMNTGHDGSLSTGHSNSARDMMARLETMVLSGAELPVAVIRQQIGSAIDIIVHLSRLRDRSRRVTEICEITGVHNGEVALQTLYGFEEQAEREGKVIGGLKRTEHKLQRRWKLQMAGLSGVGEDHL; from the coding sequence ATGCAAGAGGAGACCGTGCTTCGGCTCAAGAGTAGAATACGCGAGCAGCTCGATTTGGACAGCGCAATGTCGGATGAAGAATTTACCGAGCAGATTGAGCGGACGGTCTTTCATTGGTGCCGTGATCATCCGTTAACCGCAAGCGAGAAAGTACAGCTGGTCCGCAGGCTGTTTAACTCCTTCCGCGGACTTGATCTGCTCCAGCCTTTGATGGAGGATCCTACGGTTACGGAGATTATGATCAATGGCCACGAAGAGTTATTCGTGGAACGCGCCGGACGTCTGAGCCGGCTTCCGTTTGCTTTCGAGAGCAGGGGTCGTTTGGAGGACTTAATTCAAGCCGTTGTCTCCGGGGTGAATCGGGTGGTGAATGAATCGACTCCTATAGTCGACGCGAGGCTTAAGGACGGATCTCGAGTTCATATTGTCCTGCCGCCTGTTGCTTTGAAAGGTCCGACTATGACTATCCGTAAATTTCCCGAAAAGCCCTTGCACATGAACGACCTGATCGCAATCGGGGCTATCACCGAAGAAGCGGCCGAACTTCTGCGGCAGCTCGTTGCCGCCAAATACAATATTTTCATTAGCGGCGGCACCGGTTCCGGAAAAACGACTTTCCTTAATGCATTGTCCCAGTATATTCCGGAAGATGAGAGGATTGTCACAATTGAGGATTCGGCCGAATTGCAAATTCGGACTGTACCGAACCTTGTCTCACTGGAGACGAGGAATGCCAATACGGAAGGAAAGGGGGAGATTACGATGCGGGAACTCATTCGGGCATCGCTTCGTATGCGGCCTAACCGGATAATCGTTGGCGAAGTGCGCGGGGGCGAAGCGATTGATATGCTCCAGGCTATGAATACGGGACATGACGGTTCCTTGTCTACAGGACATTCGAATAGCGCCCGTGATATGATGGCCCGTCTTGAGACAATGGTTCTTAGCGGAGCGGAGCTGCCGGTTGCGGTAATCCGCCAGCAGATCGGCTCAGCTATCGACATCATTGTCCATCTGTCAAGGCTTCGCGACCGTTCGCGGCGGGTGACGGAAATTTGTGAAATTACAGGGGTTCATAACGGTGAAGTTGCTTTGCAAACCCTTTACGGCTTCGAAGAGCAAGCGGAGCGGGAAGGTAAGGTGATCGGGGGTTTGAAGCGCACAGAACATAAGCTGCAGCGAAGGTGGAAGCTGCAAATGGCCGGCCTGTCCGGAGTCGGAGAGGATCATCTATGA
- a CDS encoding carbohydrate ABC transporter permease — translation MQVQAKKGNTLRLLVLSVMVPGLNAGLHGLIFLFFRNSTLPPVANAVLAIIWGALGIYSIYFTFNWVVEQYPDRWKRRILPFVFIGPAVLLLGWLLVLPALRTLYLSFFDASSTSFVGLSNYAAVFTDRLLAVALRNNLLWVFVGTFFCVALGLLIAILADRSSFERLAKAIIFMPMAISFVAAGVIWKFIYYYQPGDQQVGLLNAFVVAFGGQPQAWVSMVQPWNNLFLIAILIWMQTGFAMVIFSAAIKGIPEDMLEAARMDGAGEVRVFFSIIIPTIAGTLLSVTTTIIVFTLKIFDVVMIMTGGQYNTDVVATQFYRQLFMFQNAGYGSTLAIVLLIAVIPVIVINLRQFRRQEGY, via the coding sequence ATGCAAGTGCAGGCGAAAAAAGGCAATACTCTGCGTTTACTAGTACTATCCGTGATGGTTCCGGGACTGAATGCAGGTTTACACGGACTCATATTTTTATTCTTCCGTAATTCTACGCTGCCGCCGGTGGCAAATGCGGTGCTGGCCATTATCTGGGGTGCGCTCGGGATTTATTCCATCTATTTCACGTTTAACTGGGTTGTGGAGCAGTATCCGGATCGATGGAAGCGGAGAATATTGCCTTTTGTGTTTATAGGTCCTGCTGTTCTGCTGCTAGGCTGGTTGCTCGTTTTGCCGGCGCTCAGGACGCTGTACTTAAGCTTTTTTGACGCGAGTTCGACCAGCTTCGTCGGACTGTCCAACTATGCGGCCGTCTTTACGGACCGGCTGCTCGCGGTGGCGCTGCGGAACAATTTGCTTTGGGTATTTGTCGGAACGTTTTTCTGCGTGGCGCTTGGCCTTCTCATAGCGATTCTTGCCGACCGCAGCAGCTTTGAGCGTCTCGCGAAGGCGATTATCTTCATGCCGATGGCCATTTCGTTCGTCGCTGCCGGCGTAATCTGGAAGTTCATCTATTACTACCAGCCGGGAGACCAGCAAGTCGGACTTCTGAACGCTTTCGTCGTCGCTTTCGGCGGACAGCCGCAGGCGTGGGTCAGTATGGTCCAGCCTTGGAACAACCTGTTTCTGATCGCGATTCTAATTTGGATGCAGACGGGCTTTGCGATGGTGATTTTCTCGGCAGCAATCAAAGGCATTCCCGAGGATATGCTGGAAGCGGCGAGGATGGATGGCGCAGGTGAAGTAAGGGTGTTCTTCAGCATCATCATTCCCACGATTGCCGGAACGCTGCTTTCGGTAACGACTACCATTATCGTGTTTACTCTGAAAATTTTCGACGTCGTCATGATCATGACGGGCGGCCAGTACAATACGGACGTCGTGGCCACACAATTTTACCGGCAGCTGTTCATGTTCCAAAACGCGGGATACGGTTCAACGCTTGCCATTGTTCTGCTCATCGCGGTCATTCCGGTCATCGTCATCAATTTGAGACAGTTCCGGAGACAGGAGGGATACTAA
- the ndk gene encoding nucleoside-diphosphate kinase: protein MERTFVMVKPDGVRRALIGPVVTRFEQKGFTLSAIKLMTIERSLAERHYDEHRAKPFFGELVDFLTSGPVCAMVWEGQNAVANARALIGRTNPVESAPGTIRGDFALDISGNIVHGSDSPESAEREIRLFFEAAVAAPLPFGTEQLEQSAKMAH from the coding sequence ATGGAACGCACATTTGTCATGGTCAAACCGGACGGCGTAAGACGAGCATTGATTGGGCCGGTCGTCACCCGATTCGAGCAGAAAGGGTTCACTCTTTCCGCCATTAAGCTGATGACGATTGAACGCTCGCTCGCCGAGCGGCATTACGATGAACACCGCGCGAAGCCATTTTTCGGTGAATTGGTCGATTTTTTGACGTCGGGACCTGTTTGCGCCATGGTTTGGGAAGGACAGAACGCAGTCGCCAACGCCCGCGCGCTCATTGGCCGAACGAATCCGGTGGAATCGGCGCCCGGCACGATTCGCGGAGATTTCGCGCTTGATATCTCGGGGAATATTGTACATGGCTCGGACTCGCCCGAAAGCGCAGAGCGCGAGATCCGGCTTTTCTTTGAAGCTGCGGTTGCGGCTCCGCTTCCCTTCGGGACGGAACAACTTGAGCAGTCTGCCAAGATGGCGCATTGA
- a CDS encoding LacI family DNA-binding transcriptional regulator, with product MKPTIRDVARCANVSISTVSRVMNAPETVVEEKRRRVLDAIEKLKYQPNAFARGLIYKKSGTLGLMIPDIENPYYAGLIRGMQDAAVDLNHSLMICNTDRDKARLISYIESFYEKQVDGIIFASDALHPEYYEEMKRYRIPIVLASTNAPEYEIPSVDIDDEQAAYDAARYLTELGHTCIGMISFPPGDTISGKPRQDGFKRAMVDKGLTDCVDCVEYAKHRFADAHKAAGRLFAAYPQLTAVFAASDEFAMGTISYLRDQGRTVPEDVSVIGFDNIRMADMFLPKLTTVAQPVYEIGVRAVHKLHKLITAGTVDVLREKLPHHLMIRESTKQR from the coding sequence ATGAAGCCGACAATCAGGGACGTAGCCCGCTGCGCCAATGTATCCATCAGCACGGTCTCCCGGGTCATGAACGCTCCCGAGACGGTGGTGGAAGAGAAGCGCCGGCGTGTGCTGGATGCGATCGAGAAGCTCAAATACCAACCCAATGCCTTCGCAAGGGGACTGATTTACAAAAAATCGGGAACGCTAGGACTCATGATCCCCGATATTGAAAATCCGTATTACGCCGGTTTGATACGCGGCATGCAGGACGCAGCGGTGGATTTGAACCACAGCCTGATGATTTGCAACACGGACCGGGACAAGGCGCGTCTTATTTCGTATATCGAGAGCTTTTACGAGAAACAGGTGGACGGCATTATCTTCGCGAGCGACGCTCTTCATCCCGAGTATTACGAAGAGATGAAGAGGTACCGGATCCCCATAGTACTCGCATCCACGAATGCGCCGGAATATGAGATCCCATCGGTCGATATCGACGATGAGCAGGCGGCTTACGATGCCGCTCGCTACTTGACCGAATTGGGACATACATGCATCGGTATGATCAGCTTTCCGCCGGGGGACACAATTTCCGGGAAACCGAGGCAGGACGGCTTTAAGCGTGCAATGGTGGATAAAGGACTCACCGATTGCGTAGATTGCGTTGAGTATGCCAAACACCGGTTTGCGGACGCACACAAAGCAGCCGGCCGATTATTTGCCGCTTATCCCCAATTAACGGCGGTATTCGCCGCTTCAGATGAATTTGCCATGGGGACGATCTCATATTTGCGCGACCAGGGCCGCACCGTACCTGAGGACGTATCGGTAATCGGATTCGATAATATCCGTATGGCGGATATGTTCCTGCCCAAGCTCACTACAGTTGCCCAGCCGGTGTATGAGATCGGCGTAAGAGCGGTACACAAGCTTCATAAGCTGATAACCGCCGGCACTGTCGATGTGCTTCGGGAGAAGCTGCCCCACCATTTAATGATTAGGGAATCCACGAAACAACGGTAG
- a CDS encoding ABC transporter substrate-binding protein → MRKKYTMTVLAIMLAASMTLTACSTSKDNNTTSPGNQTGGQQNQGGGSAGGQTTDDPLQQALNGQFKGKKVTMFGPFTDADEVKFNNAIKDFEQKTGIDIAYEGSKEFEATISVRVNGGNAPDIADFPQPGLLKGFAKQGKVVDVKSFLTDDYLNKQYNQSWLDMAKMPGKSGDIMGGVWARSSVKSLVWYNKKAFDAAGYQIPKTWDDMMKLTEQIAKDGDPAWSIGIESGAATGWPATDWVEDIMLRTTSPENYDKWVAGELPFTDPIVKNAVKKMSDIWFNDDYVYGGRKSIVTTSFGDAVKPLFTNPPKAWLHRQAGFITSFFPEGLTTADFDWFPLPPIDPKYGDPALISGDIYAMFNDRPEVRAVMEFFTTADSLKTWIQSGGVTPPMNGADPSWYANDQERRMADFLKTATTIRFDGSDMMPGSVGAGTFWKGMTDYVSGTVNLDQAMQEIQAGWNQK, encoded by the coding sequence ATGAGAAAAAAGTATACGATGACGGTTTTGGCAATTATGCTGGCTGCTTCGATGACGCTTACTGCTTGCTCGACAAGCAAAGACAATAATACGACCAGCCCGGGCAATCAGACCGGCGGTCAGCAGAATCAAGGCGGCGGCAGCGCAGGCGGCCAAACGACAGACGATCCGCTGCAGCAGGCCTTGAATGGCCAATTTAAAGGTAAAAAGGTGACGATGTTCGGTCCGTTCACGGATGCTGACGAAGTGAAATTCAACAATGCAATCAAAGACTTCGAGCAAAAAACCGGCATCGATATCGCATATGAAGGTTCCAAGGAATTCGAAGCGACGATATCCGTCCGTGTGAACGGCGGTAATGCGCCGGACATCGCGGATTTCCCGCAGCCGGGCTTGCTCAAGGGCTTTGCGAAGCAGGGGAAGGTCGTTGACGTCAAATCATTCCTTACTGACGATTACCTGAATAAGCAGTACAACCAAAGCTGGCTGGATATGGCCAAGATGCCGGGCAAGAGCGGCGATATCATGGGCGGTGTCTGGGCCCGCAGCAGCGTGAAGAGCTTGGTCTGGTATAACAAGAAGGCTTTCGACGCCGCGGGTTATCAAATTCCGAAAACCTGGGATGACATGATGAAACTGACCGAGCAAATCGCCAAAGACGGCGACCCGGCCTGGAGTATCGGTATCGAAAGCGGCGCGGCAACGGGCTGGCCCGCAACCGACTGGGTGGAAGACATCATGCTTCGCACTACCTCACCCGAGAATTATGACAAATGGGTGGCCGGCGAGCTGCCGTTCACAGATCCGATTGTTAAAAACGCCGTGAAGAAAATGTCGGACATATGGTTCAACGATGATTATGTGTACGGGGGCCGTAAATCGATTGTGACAACTTCGTTTGGCGATGCCGTCAAACCGCTGTTCACCAATCCGCCAAAGGCGTGGCTGCACCGTCAGGCAGGCTTTATTACCAGCTTCTTCCCGGAAGGGCTGACAACAGCCGATTTCGACTGGTTCCCGCTGCCGCCAATCGATCCGAAGTACGGTGATCCGGCATTGATCTCCGGCGATATTTACGCCATGTTCAACGATCGCCCGGAAGTGCGCGCTGTCATGGAGTTCTTCACGACTGCCGATTCGCTTAAAACGTGGATTCAATCTGGGGGCGTTACGCCGCCGATGAACGGCGCCGATCCTTCCTGGTACGCAAACGACCAGGAGCGCCGTATGGCTGACTTCCTGAAAACAGCAACGACGATCCGATTTGACGGCTCCGACATGATGCCGGGTTCCGTTGGAGCAGGAACGTTCTGGAAAGGGATGACCGATTACGTCAGCGGCACGGTCAACCTGGACCAGGCGATGCAGGAAATTCAGGCCGGCTGGAATCAAAAATAA
- a CDS encoding prepilin peptidase, translating to MELIVINAAAAVLLFIAFLSDIKAMRIPNVLTGTFFVLGLSFHLASGGLNGVYQSLLGASAGFIPLLALYFLKGMGAGDVKLFGALGAWVGPAAVLQVLIYAICYAGAIGIIVMFLHKPFGNRLRMWVLSLVVTIGWRKREVLGEIAREGLRFPFMLAVAPGAVTMWFLPGIWLQ from the coding sequence GTGGAATTGATTGTAATTAATGCTGCAGCTGCTGTTCTGCTGTTTATCGCCTTTCTTAGCGATATTAAAGCGATGCGAATTCCTAACGTTTTGACGGGTACGTTCTTTGTCCTGGGCTTGAGTTTTCATCTGGCCTCCGGGGGCTTGAACGGAGTATATCAATCTCTGCTTGGCGCGTCGGCGGGCTTTATACCGCTCTTGGCGCTGTACTTCCTGAAAGGGATGGGAGCGGGCGACGTCAAGTTGTTTGGAGCTCTCGGAGCCTGGGTCGGCCCGGCGGCGGTGCTTCAGGTATTGATTTATGCTATTTGTTATGCCGGAGCGATAGGGATTATCGTAATGTTTTTACATAAGCCGTTCGGGAATCGATTAAGAATGTGGGTGCTTTCGTTAGTCGTAACCATTGGCTGGCGCAAACGGGAGGTCTTGGGCGAAATCGCCAGGGAAGGTCTGCGATTCCCGTTCATGCTGGCCGTCGCCCCCGGAGCTGTAACGATGTGGTTCCTGCCAGGGATATGGCTCCAATGA
- a CDS encoding TadE/TadG family type IV pilus assembly protein has protein sequence MKSSIKSSKRCGFRSEEGSFTLEASMVFPVIFVALIAMVMFSMYMYQKVVIYYAASISAERSAFQWNNSKRDAMSGIGITGEYDGLYWRMSGNGALQSLFGYGDAAGDSGGLSVAVGGTGSGRNSEESSSLPVVKISKIGARIPQPFEGEINYSYGLMEKRIEVKLRQPISIPILEKTLGRSEPSSISRASIVDPVELIRNVDLVRYYTAKINRNPGGAAKRQQAAQVLIGRQSLEK, from the coding sequence ATGAAATCTTCAATTAAGAGCTCGAAGCGCTGCGGATTTCGAAGTGAAGAAGGAAGTTTTACGCTTGAAGCGTCAATGGTCTTTCCCGTAATCTTCGTCGCTCTAATCGCGATGGTGATGTTCAGCATGTATATGTATCAGAAGGTTGTGATATATTATGCGGCTTCCATTTCGGCGGAGCGGTCCGCCTTTCAGTGGAATAACAGCAAGCGTGATGCCATGAGCGGGATTGGAATTACAGGCGAATATGACGGTTTGTATTGGCGGATGTCAGGCAACGGCGCTCTTCAATCGTTGTTTGGTTATGGCGATGCCGCAGGGGACAGCGGCGGCTTATCAGTTGCGGTCGGCGGAACGGGGAGCGGAAGAAACAGCGAGGAATCCTCCTCGCTTCCTGTCGTGAAGATCAGTAAGATTGGCGCAAGAATTCCGCAGCCGTTTGAAGGAGAAATCAATTATTCGTATGGTCTAATGGAGAAACGCATCGAGGTTAAGCTGCGCCAGCCAATTTCGATTCCGATCCTTGAAAAGACGCTTGGACGCTCCGAGCCCTCAAGCATAAGCAGAGCTTCGATCGTAGATCCAGTCGAATTGATTCGTAATGTTGATCTCGTGCGTTATTATACCGCTAAAATTAACCGGAATCCGGGCGGCGCCGCCAAACGGCAGCAAGCGGCACAAGTTTTGATTGGCCGCCAGTCGCTGGAAAAGTAA
- a CDS encoding TadE/TadG family type IV pilus assembly protein, with amino-acid sequence MKRLSQLVGRTNRNRNETGSIALEASLIMPIVLMVIIFLVSLIRLASVQMALHGSVSQTVRQAAANFRPVELAYEQLTPHLAAMGELPTLAPLSGINAVADKLEHWLPAPSGPLMAAVLRGDWKPVQDAAATEIGRSVVEPMLRHEADQEILDPSQLRLSYLSLPKLKDNAEPYIRIEAEYTFKLGFPFTKRSIVLREQAEERVWISDAVPAARGEGNPDLAHANIQIVSIEPEPLRPGRRARLIVLTDPGRNLDLAVDYKSGRSRAKHLGRAAADNNGRVEWTWLVSGNTTPGVWELIVTADDGTKVARHFVVEKQPEAP; translated from the coding sequence ATGAAACGACTAAGTCAATTGGTTGGTCGTACGAATAGAAATAGAAACGAGACGGGCAGCATTGCCCTTGAAGCTTCGCTTATTATGCCGATCGTGCTCATGGTCATTATTTTCTTGGTCAGCCTGATTCGCTTGGCATCGGTACAAATGGCTCTTCATGGCTCGGTATCGCAGACTGTGAGGCAGGCCGCAGCGAATTTTCGCCCGGTTGAGCTGGCATATGAGCAATTGACGCCGCATCTCGCAGCCATGGGAGAGCTGCCGACTCTTGCGCCGCTATCGGGAATTAATGCGGTAGCAGACAAGCTGGAGCATTGGCTTCCTGCCCCCTCAGGACCTCTAATGGCTGCTGTACTGCGCGGCGATTGGAAGCCGGTGCAGGATGCGGCGGCAACAGAGATAGGCCGCTCGGTTGTCGAACCGATGCTTCGCCATGAGGCGGACCAGGAGATTCTGGATCCGTCACAGCTTCGTCTCAGTTATTTATCGCTGCCGAAATTGAAAGACAATGCTGAACCTTACATTCGAATAGAAGCGGAATATACCTTTAAACTTGGCTTTCCATTTACGAAACGGTCGATCGTGCTGCGGGAACAAGCCGAGGAGCGCGTATGGATTAGCGATGCCGTTCCGGCGGCGCGAGGAGAGGGTAATCCAGACCTTGCGCACGCCAATATACAAATCGTCTCCATCGAACCGGAGCCGCTAAGGCCCGGGCGAAGAGCGCGATTAATCGTACTCACCGACCCCGGCCGAAACCTTGATCTCGCTGTCGATTACAAAAGCGGCAGAAGCAGGGCGAAGCATCTGGGCAGAGCCGCAGCGGATAATAACGGGAGGGTGGAATGGACGTGGCTGGTATCGGGTAACACGACGCCCGGGGTATGGGAGCTCATCGTTACCGCCGACGATGGGACGAAGGTTGCGCGGCATTTTGTGGTGGAGAAACAACCGGAGGCGCCATGA
- a CDS encoding Flp1 family type IVb pilin: protein MKKWISGFKRFWREDEGLGTLEIVLIIAVVIILALLFKNWIIDLMDKLMGKADKKADEIFN, encoded by the coding sequence ATGAAAAAATGGATTAGCGGCTTTAAACGGTTTTGGCGTGAGGACGAAGGTCTCGGGACATTGGAAATTGTGTTAATTATCGCCGTAGTCATTATACTGGCCCTGCTCTTTAAGAACTGGATTATTGATCTAATGGATAAACTGATGGGCAAGGCGGATAAAAAGGCCGATGAAATCTTCAATTAA
- a CDS encoding type II secretion system F family protein, with the protein MKRRIHNGKSRKDWLEWLGWPMTTQQTLDQNASLPDYTVYRLSRKQFAAAAFIGCAITFAAAYLFYRSFFAALLLSAAGLCYPRLHRKSLLVRRRERLTLQFKEALYSLTSSLAAGRSVENAFIAALGDLRLLYPDPQTEVLTEFEIIRARMAYGEPLEQALNDFSDRAKIDDIAQFVDVFSTCKRSGGNLVEVIRRTSQTIGEKLDIQQEIAVMVAQKRYEARIMMVVPFVFLAFLGFAAPDYMAPLYSGTGYVLLTVSLLLLAVCYWAMAKVMSIRM; encoded by the coding sequence ATGAAACGCAGAATACATAACGGTAAAAGCCGAAAAGATTGGTTGGAGTGGCTTGGCTGGCCGATGACCACTCAACAAACGCTTGACCAAAACGCCAGTTTGCCGGATTACACGGTCTACCGGCTGAGCCGGAAGCAATTTGCGGCTGCCGCGTTCATCGGGTGCGCTATAACGTTTGCAGCAGCTTATTTGTTTTACCGTTCTTTCTTCGCGGCGCTTTTATTGTCGGCTGCAGGCTTGTGCTATCCGCGACTGCACCGCAAATCGCTGCTTGTAAGACGTCGGGAAAGATTAACGCTGCAATTTAAAGAAGCATTGTATTCATTGACTTCTTCGCTTGCTGCGGGCCGGTCTGTAGAGAATGCCTTCATAGCCGCGCTTGGTGACCTGAGGCTGCTCTATCCGGACCCGCAAACCGAGGTGCTCACCGAATTTGAAATAATCCGGGCCCGGATGGCATACGGGGAACCTCTTGAACAGGCTCTTAACGATTTTAGCGATCGTGCCAAAATTGACGATATCGCACAGTTTGTCGATGTTTTCTCGACATGCAAACGCTCAGGCGGGAATTTGGTCGAAGTGATTCGCCGCACCTCGCAGACGATTGGAGAAAAGCTGGATATTCAACAGGAAATCGCGGTTATGGTTGCGCAGAAGCGTTACGAGGCACGAATTATGATGGTAGTTCCATTTGTGTTTCTTGCGTTTCTCGGTTTCGCGGCACCCGATTATATGGCGCCTTTATACAGCGGGACGGGTTATGTGCTGCTGACAGTCTCACTGCTGCTTCTCGCTGTGTGTTACTGGGCGATGGCGAAGGTTATGAGTATCCGGATGTGA
- a CDS encoding carbohydrate ABC transporter permease: MRRIKRPGKSKWLVNTVLAVICCIWLIPTLGLLVSSFRPAADILTTGWWNIFPHRQWTTATQMTLPKDTDLRQPIKVGDKTYTDAELRKGVVVDGKQLIWENRRARVLDVQERRWGMIDRFTLQNYATVLGGKTYEIKMPDGTVTTEQGSGMSRSFWNTVAVAVPATIIPIFIASFAAYAFAWLRFPGRRVFFVIIIALLVVPLQVALIPILRDYTSLGLNGTYFGIWIAHTAFGLPLITYFMYSSISQLPKDLFESAFMDGATNFTIFSRLILPLTVPALASISIFQFLWVWNDYLVSLIFLGSQPNVQVLSMQIANLVGSKGNDWHLLTAGAFISMLMPLAVFFALQKYFVRGLLGGSVKG, translated from the coding sequence ATGCGAAGAATAAAACGGCCCGGCAAATCGAAATGGCTCGTCAATACCGTTCTGGCGGTTATCTGCTGCATTTGGCTGATCCCGACTCTCGGACTGCTCGTCTCGTCTTTTCGACCGGCCGCCGACATTTTGACTACAGGCTGGTGGAACATATTCCCTCACCGGCAATGGACGACCGCCACTCAGATGACTTTACCTAAAGACACAGACCTTCGGCAGCCCATTAAGGTTGGGGATAAGACCTATACGGACGCAGAGCTTAGGAAGGGCGTCGTTGTGGACGGCAAGCAGCTGATTTGGGAAAACCGGCGCGCCCGCGTGCTCGACGTGCAGGAGAGACGCTGGGGTATGATCGACCGGTTTACGCTGCAAAATTATGCTACCGTGCTCGGCGGCAAAACATATGAGATCAAGATGCCCGATGGTACGGTAACGACTGAGCAGGGCAGCGGTATGTCCAGATCGTTCTGGAATACGGTTGCCGTTGCAGTCCCTGCAACGATTATTCCTATATTCATCGCTTCCTTCGCGGCCTATGCGTTTGCCTGGCTTCGTTTTCCGGGGCGGCGGGTATTCTTCGTGATCATTATAGCGCTGCTGGTTGTGCCATTGCAGGTCGCGCTTATTCCGATTTTGCGCGATTACACGTCGCTCGGCCTTAACGGAACCTACTTTGGCATTTGGATCGCGCATACCGCTTTCGGCTTGCCGCTTATCACTTATTTCATGTACAGTTCAATCAGCCAGCTGCCGAAGGATTTGTTCGAATCGGCGTTTATGGATGGAGCGACGAACTTCACGATATTCAGCCGGCTGATTCTGCCGCTGACCGTACCAGCGCTTGCATCTATCAGTATTTTTCAATTTCTGTGGGTATGGAACGACTATCTGGTATCGCTTATTTTCCTCGGCAGCCAGCCTAACGTGCAGGTGCTGTCGATGCAAATTGCCAATCTAGTCGGCTCCAAAGGCAATGATTGGCATTTGCTGACGGCTGGGGCGTTTATTTCGATGCTGATGCCGCTGGCTGTATTCTTTGCCCTGCAGAAGTATTTTGTTCGCGGTTTGCTCGGCGGTTCCGTCAAGGGCTAA